One stretch of Arachis hypogaea cultivar Tifrunner chromosome 20, arahy.Tifrunner.gnm2.J5K5, whole genome shotgun sequence DNA includes these proteins:
- the LOC140183070 gene encoding uncharacterized protein has protein sequence MSEEIENNRRRLGASIDCIRCNVQNLVLENAPRFAKYTSSDVLKEILYVLATIVRNSIRKDIGDAKFCVIIDEARDESKKEQMAIVLRFVDVDGFVRKLFFDLVHVNDTSVLTLKKELMSVLSIYNRQIENIRGQGYDGASNMRGEWNDLQALFLNDCQQAYYAHCFAHRLQLALVATSRKVLQIHEFSHN, from the exons ATGTCAGAGGAAATTGAAAATAATCGACGTAGACTTGGAGCATCTATTGATTGTATTAGATG TAATGTTCAGAATCTTGTTTTGGAAAATGCTCCTAGATTTGCTAAATATACTTCAAGTGATGTTCTGAAAGAAATTCTATATGTTCTTGCTACAATAGTGAGAAACTCAATTAGAAAGGATATTGGAGATGCCAAATTTTGTGTTATCATTGATGAAGCTCGTGATGAATCTAAAAAAGAGCAAATGGCTATTGTTTTGAGATTCGTTGATGTGGATGGTTTTGTTCGTAAACTCTTCTTTGATCTTGTACATGTTAATGATACTAGTGTCTTGACTTTGAAAAAAGAGTTGATGTCTGTGCTTTCTATTTATAATCGCCAAATTGAAAATATTCGAGGTCAGGGGTATGATGGTGCTAGCAATATGAGAGGGGAATGGAATGATTTACAAGCTTTATTTCTCAATGATTGCCAACAAGCATATTATGCCCATTGTTTTGCTCATAGATTGCAGTTAGCATTGGTGGCTACTTCAAGGAAAGTGcttcaaattcatgaattttCACACAATTGA